CCCGAGCCCGTGCCCCCGCCGCCGCGCCCGTCGGACTCCTCGATCTGGACGACCGTGGGCAGCACCGCGGCGGCCACGGCGGCGATGGAGCCGTCCGGCCGGGCGGACAGGTCGGCGCTGCTCTGCGGCAGCACCGTGCCGGGCGCGGTGAGGCTCGTGGACGAGCGGTTCTCGGCCACCGTGTAGGCGCCGACCCCGCCGACGGCACCGGCGAGCAGGCCGGCGGCCACGGCGATCGCCACGACGCGGCCCGTGCTGCCGGTGGACCGGGCGGGCGCCGGGGCGGCGGCCTCCCCCTGCCGGGGGACGTCGGCGTACGGCGCGCCCGTCGGGGCTGCGCCCGGTGCGCCCTGCTCGTCCGCCGGCGTGGGGGCGGGCGGCCCGACGACGCGGGTCCGCGGGTCCGGCGCCGGGTAGCCGGCGTCGGCTCCGTTCCCGGCCCCGGCCCAGCCCGGCCGCGCGCCGACCACCGCCGGCTCGGGCCCGGCAGCCGCCTCGCGGCCCTGGTGCTCGCCCCCGGACAGGTTCTCGTGCTCGCTCATCGCCGGCATCTCCTGTGCTCGTCCCCGGCCCCCCGGCCGGGTCCCATCGTCTCGTGCGGACCGGTCCCGCGCCGGTCGCAGCCGGGTCCATGCTGCCCGCCGGGCCGGTGGCCACCCTTCGGACCCCCTGTGAGCCTGCTGAGAAACGCCCCGCCCGGGCTCACGCCCCCTCGAGGGGCACGTCGGTGCCCGTCGCGGTCACGACCACGCCGGCGGGCGTGACCGACGCCGAGGTGGCCACCAGCCCGAGCGGCAGCCGGCCGATCGACCCGGCCAGGGCGGTCACCCGGTCGGCGAAGGACGACGGCAGCCGCGAGGCGTCGACCTCGACGCCGAGCACGGACACCGACACCAGCTCGAGGCTCAGCCGGCCGTCGGTCACGACAGGTCGGAGCCGGGCCGCGACCGGGACGCCGTCGGCGACGGTGGCCACGAGCGTGTCGCCCTCGGCGGACACGACGTACCGGTCGCCGATGCGGGCCTGGAGCGCGGCCAGGGACACCGTGGCCCCGGCCTCCACCCGCGCCGCCGTGCGCGGCGCCCGGGTGCTCACGTCGTAGAGGTCGGCGTCGACGTGGTCGAGGACCAGCCCGCCGGAGGTGGGCACGTGGTCGAGGCTCACCACGACGTGGTCGAGCGAGCCGCGCGCCACCTGCGTGAGCACCGGGATCCCCTCGACCGTGGTGGACGTCGACCCCACCCCGGGGAAGGCGGCGGCGAGCCGGTCGTCGACGACGCGCCCGAGCACCGCGGCCGCGGCCCGGTCGGCCACCACGGCGAGCACGAGGAGCACGACGAGCGACACCGCGACCGCGGTGAGCCGCCTCACGACCCGCTCCCACGGCGTGACGCGGCCGCGCGGCGGGCCGCCACGGCCCCGGGGACGCCCGTCACGTCAGGCCGCCCGGCCGGTGATCCGCGACCACCCGCGATCCACCCGCGACCAGAACGTGTCGGCCGCCGGGTCCGGGTCCGCGGGGAAGGCCGCGAGCACCGCGGCGGCGATGCTGCGCGGGTCGGCGGCGTCGTCGGCGATCAGGGTGAGCACGGATCCCCGGCAGGCCCACACGACCGTGGCCGACGGCGAGGCCGGGGTCCCGCCCCGCACCCAGGCGTAGCTGCCGGCGAGCTCCTCGTGCTGGAAGCCCCGGCCGGCCAGGCCGGCCGCGTCGTCGGCGGAGATGTCGCCGGGAAGGGAGAACAGCGAGACGCTCACCAGCCCGTCGGAGAACAGCTGGTGGGTGACGGCGGCGCTGGACACCGTGCCCGCGGGGGCCTGGCTGGAGTCGAGCAGCTGGAGGCCGCCGGGCAGCGCGTCCGGGCAGGCGCAGCCGGAGCGCCGCGCCTGGGCCAGCCCGCCGGCGTCGAGCTGGCGCCACGGGTCGGGAGTGACGGACGGCGGCACCACGGCGGTGCCCGAGCCGATGCGCACCGAGGTGAACCCGCTGCGCTCGCGCACGGCTCCGTGCGCGTCGAGCAGCTCGCGGCGCAGCAGGAGCCCGGTGGCGTGGTCGAGCCAGTAGCGGGCCTGGAGCACGCCCGCCGCGTCGACGGCCACGACGGCGTCCGCGGGGCGTCCCGCGACCTGGGTGTCGAGGCCGGCCTCGCGCAGCACGCGGTAGTTCACCCGCAGCAGGTCGAGGGTGCGGCCGTCCTCGGCGAACGATCGGGCCGAGGCCGCCGGCGTCACCTGGACCGCCCCCGCCGCCACGCCCACGGACTGGGCGACCGTGCCGCTGCCGGGCACGTGCGAGATGCGGGTGGTGACCGTGCCGGCGGAGTCCGAGGTGGTCGCGACGCCGGAGTACTCGACCCGCGAGGCGGCGGCCGAGGACCGCGTGAGCAGCGCGACGGCCACGGGGTCGTCGGGGGTCATGGCGGCCCGGTCGGCGACGGAGACGGCGTCCACGCGGCCGGTCCAGCCGGTCCAGCCCTCGGCGCTGCCGGTGGGGTCCGGCGTCCCGATCGCGGCGAGCACCACGAGCGCGGCCGCGCCCGCCCCTGCGGCGGCTCCGGCGACCAGGACGATCCGTCGGCTCACGGGGTCGGGGAAGGCGACGCCTGCGGGCGGGTCAGGTCGACGGTGACGATGCGGGGGCCCGAGAGGGGCAGCTGCTCGGTGACGGCGGCGTGCTCGTCGAACAGCGTGTCGACCACCGGCGCGATCGAGGGGTGGGGGACGACGGTGGTGGACAGGGTCGACGTGGTGCCGACGACGGCCACCACGGCCAGGGCCGCCGCGCCCGCCGCGGAGGCGAGCACCACCCGCCCGCGCCGGCGCCGGCGGGCCACCGCGGGCCGGGACCCGCCGGGACGCACGCCGGCGGCGCCCGCGGGCCGGGGACCGGCTCCGCCCTGCGCCGGGACGACGGCCGCCGGGTCGCGCGGGGCGGCCGCGGGGACCGAGCGCAGCCGCTGGAGCAGGTCGTCGGAGGGGGCGATCCCGGGGGTGTCGCCCAGCCGCGCGGACGCGGCGCGCTGCGCGTCGAGCGCGGCGCGGCAGCGGCCGCAGACGGCGACGTGCGCGAACGCGCGCTCCGCCTCGGCCGGCGAGAGCCGGCCGTCGGCGAGGTCGGCGACGCGGGCGCCGAGGCATCGGCTCACGGGGCGCCCGCCGACGGGAGGCGCACGGCCGTGGCCGGGGTCCGGTGCGCGAGCGCGTCGCGCAGCTGGGCGCGGCCGCGGTGGATGCGCGAGCGCACGGTGCCGAGCTTGATCCCGAGCAGCTCGGAGATCTCCTCGTACGTGAGGCCCTCGATGTCGCAGAGCACGACCGCGACCCGGAAGTCCGGAGGCAGCGCGTCGAGCGCGGCCTGGACGTCGGCGTCGTAGGTGCGGTCGTCGACGAGCTGCGCCGGGCCGATGTCGCGGGAGGCGAGGCGGTCGGCGGCGTCCTCGGGCAGGCCCTCGAAGCGGATGCGTGCCTTGCGGCGCACCTGGTCGAGGAAGAGGTTGGTGGTGATGCGGTGCAGCCAGCCCTCGAAGGTGCCGGGCGTGTACTGCGAGAGCGACCGGAACACCCGGACGAAGACCTCCTGGGTGAGGTCCTCGGCGTCGTGCTGGTTGCCCGTGAGGCGGTAGGCGAGCCGGTACACGCGGGCGCCGTGATCGCGCACGACGTCGTCCCACGACGGTGCGGCCCACGGGGCGGGCGGGGCGCTCGGCGCGCCGGCGGTCTCGCGCGACGGGTCGGACACGGCGGACATGGCGTGCTCCTCGGACTGCGGCACGGCCCGGTCGAGCAGGGCGAGCCCGTGACCCGCCCCACCGGTCGTGAGGTCCATGGTGCCTTCCCGTCGTCGTCTGCGCGAAAACCGCGCACGCTCGCCACGGCCGAACTCACAGGGAGCTCTCAGGTGGCCCGGGCCGCCCGATGGGGGGATTCGGGCGGGCCCGGGACCGAGGACGGCGCGGTGCGGCTGGTCGTCGTCCACCTCGGCCAACGACCGGGGCCGGTCGCGGGTTCCCCTGCCGCGGCTCCCGTCCGGCCGGACGGGAGGGCCCGTTGTGCCCCCCTGGCCCGCGGGCACCGCTAGCCTCGCCGCGTGGACCTCGACACCCGCGCCCTCGCCGCGTTCCGCTCCAGCTGGGAGTACGCCGAGGCCTTCGTCC
This window of the Frankiales bacterium genome carries:
- a CDS encoding DUF2993 domain-containing protein; this translates as MRRLTAVAVSLVVLLVLAVVADRAAAAVLGRVVDDRLAAAFPGVGSTSTTVEGIPVLTQVARGSLDHVVVSLDHVPTSGGLVLDHVDADLYDVSTRAPRTAARVEAGATVSLAALQARIGDRYVVSAEGDTLVATVADGVPVAARLRPVVTDGRLSLELVSVSVLGVEVDASRLPSSFADRVTALAGSIGRLPLGLVATSASVTPAGVVVTATGTDVPLEGA
- the sigE gene encoding RNA polymerase sigma factor SigE, encoding MSAVSDPSRETAGAPSAPPAPWAAPSWDDVVRDHGARVYRLAYRLTGNQHDAEDLTQEVFVRVFRSLSQYTPGTFEGWLHRITTNLFLDQVRRKARIRFEGLPEDAADRLASRDIGPAQLVDDRTYDADVQAALDALPPDFRVAVVLCDIEGLTYEEISELLGIKLGTVRSRIHRGRAQLRDALAHRTPATAVRLPSAGAP